A DNA window from Niabella yanshanensis contains the following coding sequences:
- the rnhA gene encoding ribonuclease HI: MEEIIIYTDGASRGNPGPGGYGVILMYKGHGKELSGGFKRTTNNRMELMAVIEGLKALKTSQIPVAIYSDSQYVVNSISKGWLRNWIRTDFKGGKKNKDLWLQYNQLAKNLNIRMHWVRGHADNPFNNRCDALATAAADGKNLKVDIGFEQENG; encoded by the coding sequence GTGGAGGAAATAATTATTTATACAGATGGCGCATCAAGGGGGAACCCGGGCCCAGGTGGTTATGGCGTTATTCTGATGTACAAAGGGCATGGCAAAGAGCTTTCGGGCGGGTTTAAGCGTACAACTAATAACAGAATGGAATTGATGGCGGTAATAGAAGGGTTAAAGGCACTTAAAACCAGCCAGATACCGGTTGCGATTTATTCTGACAGTCAATATGTTGTTAATTCCATTTCAAAAGGTTGGTTACGTAACTGGATTCGAACAGATTTTAAGGGAGGGAAAAAAAACAAGGATTTGTGGTTGCAGTACAACCAGCTGGCGAAAAATTTAAATATCAGGATGCATTGGGTACGCGGGCATGCTGATAATCCATTTAATAACCGTTGTGATGCCCTGGCTACAGCAGCGGCAGACGGGAAGAATCTGAAGGTTGATATTGGTTTTGAACAGGAAAATGGTTAA
- the mgtE gene encoding magnesium transporter yields the protein MQLEEDEISIPAQFEKILESGKRAEIKEFLDDQNISDVVDLVYEFPEHEALIIANMSVHRAVNVFKLLEVLEQKSIIQELPPSYTAALLNELPADDRTDFLEELPSNAVRELIKLLDPEERRVTLSLLGYPENSIGRLMNPDYVYVYSHNTVEEVFGIIRKYGKNSEAINVIYVINQAGELLDDIRIGEFILSSPSTKVAELMDERVISLKAYDDQESASEIFKMNNRVALPVVSESNKLLGIVTIDDILWVATEEYSEDMQKMGGTQAFEEPYLDIPLLRLFRKRIPWLVVLFLGEMLTATAMAFFEDEIARAVVLALFIPLIISSGGNSGSQASTLIIQAMAVGEVYISDWWRVMRREIISGILLGTVLGIIGFLRIFVFHVVTPSLYGEHWLPLAFTLGLTLLGVVLWGTLSGSMLPILLKKMGADPAVSSAPFVATLVDVTGLIIYFSFAFMLLKGTLL from the coding sequence ATGCAATTGGAAGAAGACGAAATATCCATACCAGCACAATTCGAAAAAATACTGGAGTCAGGCAAGAGAGCAGAAATAAAAGAATTTCTTGACGACCAGAATATCAGCGATGTGGTAGACCTGGTATATGAATTTCCGGAGCATGAGGCGCTCATTATCGCCAACATGTCGGTTCACCGTGCGGTGAATGTCTTCAAATTGCTGGAAGTCCTGGAACAAAAAAGCATTATACAGGAACTGCCGCCCAGTTACACTGCGGCCCTCTTGAATGAGCTGCCGGCAGATGACCGAACCGATTTTCTGGAAGAGCTTCCATCCAATGCAGTAAGAGAGCTCATTAAATTGCTGGATCCTGAAGAAAGACGTGTTACGCTGTCTTTACTGGGCTATCCCGAAAATAGCATTGGCCGTTTGATGAACCCCGACTACGTTTATGTTTATTCCCATAACACGGTGGAGGAGGTTTTTGGTATTATCAGGAAATACGGCAAAAACAGTGAGGCGATCAATGTTATTTATGTAATTAACCAGGCAGGCGAATTACTGGATGATATCCGGATTGGTGAGTTTATATTGAGCTCCCCCAGCACGAAAGTGGCAGAATTAATGGACGAAAGAGTGATTTCACTGAAAGCTTATGACGACCAGGAGTCGGCCAGTGAAATCTTTAAAATGAACAACAGGGTGGCGTTGCCGGTGGTAAGCGAAAGCAATAAACTACTGGGCATTGTTACCATTGATGATATACTTTGGGTAGCCACCGAGGAATATAGTGAGGATATGCAGAAAATGGGAGGAACCCAGGCATTTGAAGAGCCCTATCTTGATATTCCTTTATTAAGACTTTTCAGAAAACGTATTCCCTGGCTGGTGGTCTTATTTCTGGGAGAAATGCTGACGGCTACCGCCATGGCTTTTTTTGAGGACGAAATTGCCCGCGCTGTGGTTTTAGCATTGTTTATCCCGCTAATTATAAGCAGTGGTGGCAATAGCGGATCGCAGGCATCCACGCTGATCATCCAGGCAATGGCTGTTGGTGAAGTGTATATCAGCGACTGGTGGCGGGTGATGCGCCGGGAGATCATTTCCGGAATTTTATTAGGTACTGTTTTAGGTATCATTGGGTTTTTACGCATTTTTGTTTTTCATGTAGTCACCCCTTCTTTATATGGAGAGCATTGGCTTCCCTTGGCTTTCACGCTGGGCCTAACCTTGCTGGGTGTTGTGCTATGGGGCACGTTATCGGGAAGCATGCTGCCGATATTACTAAAAAAGATGGGAGCTGATCCCGCCGTGAGCTCAGCCCCTTTTGTAGCTACCCTCGTGGACGTAACCGGATTAATTATTTACTTTTCGTTTGCTTTCATGCTATTAAAGGGCACATTACTTTAA
- a CDS encoding SET domain-containing protein-lysine N-methyltransferase, with protein MGKGVFTTEDISKGSVVEIAPVLVMSADERVLLDKTLLHDYIFEWGDGTDQCCMALGWVPVYNHSYKSNCDYEMDYDQNTITIKTVRKIKAGEELFINYSGSWDATKAVWFDAK; from the coding sequence ATGGGAAAAGGTGTTTTTACTACCGAAGATATTTCAAAAGGATCTGTTGTAGAGATCGCCCCGGTTTTGGTGATGTCTGCCGACGAAAGGGTGTTGCTGGATAAAACCCTGCTACATGATTATATTTTTGAATGGGGCGATGGCACCGATCAATGTTGTATGGCTTTGGGCTGGGTACCTGTTTATAACCATTCCTACAAGAGTAACTGCGATTATGAAATGGACTATGACCAAAATACCATAACTATCAAAACAGTAAGAAAAATAAAAGCCGGAGAAGAATTGTTTATCAATTATAGCGGTTCCTGGGATGCGACTAAAGCAGTTTGGTTCGACGCAAAGTAG
- a CDS encoding DUF2795 domain-containing protein, translating into MFWTLELASYLEDAPWPATKDELIDYAIRSGAPLEVVENLQELEDEGDVYETIEDIWPDYPTQEDFLFNEDEY; encoded by the coding sequence ATGTTTTGGACACTTGAATTAGCTTCTTACCTTGAGGATGCCCCCTGGCCGGCTACCAAAGACGAGTTGATTGATTATGCAATCCGTAGCGGCGCACCGCTGGAGGTTGTAGAAAACCTGCAGGAACTGGAAGATGAAGGAGATGTTTATGAAACAATTGAAGACATCTGGCCTGATTATCCTACGCAGGAGGATTTTCTCTTCAACGAGGATGAATATTAA
- a CDS encoding serine hydrolase domain-containing protein, whose translation MKSRKLAYILLVSFVFSSCYVVSAYRFRKFELKDLGKFKAETLQKSDQVFQFYHTDGSRFPLKSYLDSNLQHTFTYGFVVIRNDSILYEKYFGDIDSSDIFPSFSVAKSFVGTLAQIAHQEGKIKSLNDPVTQYLPWLSKSDKAWKNVTVQNVLDMRTGVKSDETYNSPFSDVIQLGFTRNLMGRLRKIKIASHSKDFVYKSVNTQLLGAIIESATGEKLARYLQQKLWLPMGMESDATWQTDAKGTARAFCCLNATVKDFAKLGRLYLNDGNWDGNQILSKDWVQTIWDADTMRVYQGYKNHWWSSRNIKRFGDSLQATQFIAEQRGNWYLGRGVRNGKTYFSAYNNLPAIFAQGMLGQFIYVNPGKKLIIVRMGHNWKHKDFYAQRFIENLAGRISK comes from the coding sequence ATGAAATCGCGGAAACTTGCATATATATTATTGGTTTCTTTTGTCTTCTCTTCCTGCTATGTGGTGAGCGCTTATCGTTTTAGAAAATTTGAGTTGAAGGATTTGGGGAAATTCAAAGCGGAAACTTTACAAAAGAGCGATCAGGTATTTCAGTTTTATCATACAGATGGATCCCGCTTCCCTCTTAAATCCTATCTCGATTCCAATTTACAGCATACTTTCACCTATGGGTTCGTGGTGATAAGGAATGACAGCATTTTATATGAAAAGTATTTCGGGGATATTGACTCGTCAGATATTTTCCCTTCTTTTTCGGTGGCTAAATCCTTTGTAGGCACTTTGGCACAAATTGCCCATCAGGAAGGAAAAATTAAATCCTTAAACGATCCGGTAACGCAATACCTGCCCTGGCTGTCTAAAAGCGATAAGGCCTGGAAAAATGTTACGGTACAAAACGTACTGGATATGAGAACAGGGGTAAAGAGCGATGAAACCTATAACAGTCCTTTTAGCGATGTCATTCAATTAGGTTTTACGCGGAATCTGATGGGCCGGTTAAGGAAGATAAAAATAGCATCCCACTCAAAAGACTTCGTCTATAAAAGTGTCAACACGCAGTTGCTGGGCGCTATCATAGAATCTGCTACAGGAGAAAAGCTGGCCAGATATTTACAGCAAAAATTATGGCTGCCTATGGGTATGGAGAGTGACGCTACCTGGCAAACGGATGCTAAAGGAACTGCCCGGGCTTTTTGTTGTCTGAATGCTACAGTAAAGGATTTTGCAAAACTGGGACGGCTTTACTTAAATGATGGGAACTGGGATGGCAATCAAATTTTATCAAAAGACTGGGTGCAAACCATTTGGGATGCAGATACTATGCGGGTTTACCAGGGATATAAAAACCATTGGTGGAGCAGTAGAAATATAAAAAGGTTCGGAGATTCGCTGCAGGCGACTCAATTTATTGCCGAACAAAGGGGGAATTGGTATCTGGGGCGGGGTGTTAGAAATGGTAAAACCTATTTTAGCGCTTACAATAACCTGCCGGCAATATTTGCCCAGGGAATGTTAGGGCAATTTATTTATGTAAACCCGGGAAAAAAACTGATTATAGTAAGGATGGGACACAATTGGAAACACAAAGACTTTTATGCGCAAAGGTTTATTGAAAACCTGGCTGGTAGGATCTCCAAATGA
- the glmS gene encoding glutamine--fructose-6-phosphate transaminase (isomerizing): MCGIVGYTGTRQAYPVIIKGLKRLEYRGYDSAGVALQQKDDVTIYKKKGKVADLEESIGTSNVAGTTGIGHTRWATHGEPNDKNAHPHYSASGKIAMIHNGIIENYAQLKSELSKKGYTFKSDTDTEVLLNFIEEIKTNNDCGLEEAIRIALKRVTGAYVILLIDDENPDTIIAARKGSPLVIGVGKGEHFLGSDASPMLEYTKEVVYVNDYELAIVKPDELILKNLGNEKITPYVQKLDLELAAIEKGGYDHFMLKEIFEQPTTIYDCLRGRLDAAAGTITMSGIQQYADQIINANRIVIIACGTSWHAGLVAEYIIEDLCRINVEVEYASEFRYRNPVINKGDVIIAISQSGETADTLVAIESAKEKGAIILGVVNVVGSSIARASHAGAYTHAGPEIGVASTKAFTAQLTVLMMIALKVGYMKGSLSNERYRRLLNELDAVPEKAAWVLNHHEHIKAIAEKYKDARDFLYLGRGYNFAIALEGALKLKEISYIHAEGYPAAEMKHGPIALVDENLPVVFVATKDVYHEKVVSNMQEIKARKGKLLAVITEGDELSKTICDDVMIVPETDEVIAPLINVIPLQLLSYYIGVAKDCNVDMPRNLAKSVTVE; the protein is encoded by the coding sequence ATGTGTGGCATTGTAGGCTATACGGGCACCAGACAGGCATACCCCGTTATTATTAAAGGACTGAAGAGATTGGAATACCGCGGGTATGACAGCGCGGGTGTGGCTCTTCAGCAAAAAGACGACGTTACCATTTACAAGAAAAAAGGCAAGGTTGCCGATCTGGAAGAAAGCATTGGAACGAGCAATGTGGCAGGAACCACAGGTATCGGTCATACGCGTTGGGCTACTCACGGCGAACCTAATGACAAAAATGCACACCCGCATTATTCGGCCAGTGGCAAAATAGCCATGATACATAATGGCATTATTGAGAACTATGCTCAGTTAAAATCTGAACTTTCTAAAAAGGGATACACTTTTAAAAGCGATACAGACACCGAAGTACTTTTAAATTTCATCGAAGAAATAAAAACCAACAACGATTGTGGTTTGGAAGAAGCTATCCGTATTGCCTTAAAGCGTGTTACGGGAGCTTACGTTATTTTATTAATTGACGATGAAAATCCGGATACCATTATTGCGGCCCGTAAAGGCAGTCCCCTTGTTATTGGTGTGGGTAAAGGAGAACATTTTTTGGGTTCGGATGCCTCCCCCATGCTGGAATATACTAAAGAGGTAGTGTATGTGAATGATTACGAATTGGCTATCGTAAAGCCCGATGAACTTATTTTAAAGAACCTGGGCAACGAAAAGATCACTCCTTATGTGCAAAAACTCGACCTGGAACTGGCTGCAATAGAAAAAGGAGGTTACGATCATTTCATGTTGAAAGAAATTTTTGAGCAGCCTACTACTATTTATGACTGCCTGCGTGGACGCCTGGACGCAGCGGCTGGAACCATCACAATGTCCGGTATACAACAATATGCGGATCAGATCATCAATGCTAACCGAATTGTTATTATTGCCTGCGGCACCAGCTGGCATGCGGGCTTGGTAGCTGAATATATTATTGAAGATTTATGCCGTATCAATGTTGAGGTGGAGTATGCATCTGAATTCAGGTATCGCAATCCTGTAATTAATAAAGGAGATGTTATTATAGCCATTAGCCAGAGTGGAGAAACAGCCGACACTTTGGTAGCTATAGAAAGCGCGAAGGAAAAAGGTGCAATTATATTGGGTGTGGTTAACGTTGTAGGCTCTTCCATTGCCAGGGCTTCGCATGCCGGGGCCTATACCCATGCCGGTCCTGAAATAGGTGTAGCATCAACTAAAGCTTTCACCGCTCAGTTAACAGTGCTAATGATGATTGCCTTAAAAGTAGGCTATATGAAAGGTTCTTTATCGAACGAACGGTATAGAAGATTATTAAATGAACTGGATGCCGTTCCCGAAAAAGCAGCCTGGGTATTAAACCACCACGAGCATATCAAAGCAATAGCTGAAAAGTACAAAGATGCCAGAGACTTTTTATACCTGGGACGTGGCTATAATTTTGCCATTGCTTTGGAGGGTGCGTTGAAACTTAAAGAAATTTCTTATATACATGCCGAAGGATACCCGGCTGCAGAAATGAAGCACGGCCCAATCGCATTAGTTGATGAAAATTTACCCGTGGTATTCGTAGCAACAAAAGATGTTTACCATGAAAAAGTGGTAAGCAATATGCAGGAAATTAAAGCGAGAAAAGGGAAACTTCTGGCCGTTATCACTGAGGGCGATGAATTATCAAAAACCATCTGTGATGATGTGATGATCGTACCTGAAACGGATGAGGTTATTGCACCACTGATTAATGTTATTCCCTTACAGCTGCTTTCTTACTACATAGGTGTGGCAAAGGATTGCAATGTAGACATGCCGCGTAACCTGGCTAAAAGCGTTACTGTAGAATAG
- a CDS encoding L-rhamnose mutarotase, whose product MKKHCLTVDLKNDADLIAAYEQQHQEIWPEIILSIRAAGIENMEIYRVENRLFMMMEVNDDFSFEKKQASDEANSKVQEWETLMWKYQQALPFARPGEKWVLMKKIFQL is encoded by the coding sequence ATGAAAAAGCATTGTCTTACTGTTGATCTGAAAAATGACGCAGATTTAATAGCAGCTTATGAGCAACAACATCAGGAGATATGGCCTGAAATAATATTGAGTATCAGGGCCGCAGGAATAGAAAACATGGAGATCTACAGGGTGGAGAACCGGTTGTTTATGATGATGGAGGTTAATGACGATTTTTCCTTTGAGAAAAAGCAAGCTTCAGATGAGGCAAATAGTAAGGTGCAGGAATGGGAAACGCTTATGTGGAAATACCAGCAGGCCCTGCCGTTTGCCAGGCCTGGTGAGAAATGGGTGCTGATGAAAAAGATCTTTCAGCTATAA
- a CDS encoding RES family NAD+ phosphorylase: MIIYRLVRSEYHDDLSGYGAFLYGGRWNNKGQYALYGAEHISLAVLEIVVNYDRTITSLLPSYHLVELSVPDDEIIEIDRSALKKKWSEDTEYTRYIGDEFLQSRSDLVLKIPSAVIPEENNYLLNPGHKDFKKIIIDSSKHYDLDNRLF; this comes from the coding sequence ATGATTATTTACAGACTTGTTCGCTCGGAATACCATGACGACCTTTCGGGTTATGGCGCCTTTTTATATGGGGGCCGCTGGAATAATAAAGGCCAGTACGCACTTTATGGAGCCGAGCATATTTCACTTGCCGTTCTGGAGATTGTTGTAAACTATGATAGAACGATCACTTCGCTATTACCCTCCTACCACCTGGTAGAACTTTCGGTGCCTGATGATGAAATTATTGAAATAGACCGTTCGGCCCTGAAAAAAAAATGGAGCGAGGATACGGAGTATACCAGGTATATTGGTGACGAGTTTTTGCAATCCAGATCTGACCTGGTACTAAAGATCCCTTCGGCTGTTATACCCGAAGAAAACAACTATTTGCTCAACCCTGGTCATAAGGATTTCAAAAAGATAATTATAGACAGCAGCAAACACTATGACCTGGATAACCGTTTATTTTAA